From one Lycium ferocissimum isolate CSIRO_LF1 chromosome 7, AGI_CSIRO_Lferr_CH_V1, whole genome shotgun sequence genomic stretch:
- the LOC132064664 gene encoding uncharacterized CRM domain-containing protein At3g25440, chloroplastic, whose translation MMFSINKRLKSSSLKFRSFIFSHSVVSRESPLMFCHSGPSVLNRVYLPEATFFVRFLSHGNSSISRNYHQMRSIPRLPCQDPAMNTLLFPSSITSRPREIILKWLHAKRFSSPSMELNTEKGVVRFRFAQETKKRVDQTKAKRAVKKFKMSKKAKLNELRFYRLKAKKKMRSPNPEVRIRYKLDKAKRKETWLIEKLRNFEVPKAPDEPHDPEILTEEEKFYLKRTGEKKKNYVPVGRRGVFGGVVLNMHLHWKKHETVKVVCRPCKPGQIHEYAAELTRLSRGIVIDIKPDNTIIFYRGKNYVQPDVMSPPDTLSKDKALEKYRYEQSLEHTSQFIEKMEKELVEYHEYLARKRKEEKS comes from the exons ATGATGTTTTCAATAAACAAACGCTTGAAAAGCTCTTCCCTCAAGTTTCGGAGCTTCATATTCAGTCATTCTGTCGTCTCAAG GGAATCTCCTCTTATGTTTTGTCACTCTGGACCAAGTGTCTTAAATCGTGTGTATTTGCCTGAAGCAACTTTCTTTGTGAGATTTCTTAGTCATGGCAACTCCTCAATTTCCAGAAACTATCACCAAATGAGATCAATTCCTAGATTACCGTGTCAAGATCCTGCAATGAACACTTTGCTATTCCCAAGTTCAATAACTTCCAGGCCTCGTGAAATCATTTTGAAATGGCTCCATGCTAAGCGGTTCTCTAGTCCATCGATGGAGCTGAATACAGAGAAAGGTGTTGTCAGATTTAGATTTgctcaagaaaccaaaaaaagagTTGATCAGACAAAGGCAAAGCGTGCCGTGAAGAAGTTTAAAATGTCTAAAAAGGCAAAATTGAATGAACTCAGATTTTACAGACTGAAggcaaagaagaaaatgagatcCCCAAATCCTGAAGTTAGGATCAGATACAAACTTGACAAG GCAAAACGAAAGGAAACTTGGTTGATTGAGAAATTGAGAAATTTTGAGGTACCTAAAGCTCCAGATGAACCACATGATCCTGAAATTTTAACTGAAGAGGAGAAATTTTACTTGAAGCGCACTggtgagaaaaagaaaaattatgtaCCGGTTGGGAGACGAGGAGTATTTGGAGGGGTGGTGTTGAATATGCATCTTCACTGGAAGAAACATGAGACAGTTAAGGTTGTATGCAGGCCTTGCAAGCCTGGGCAGATTCATGAATATGCTGCAGAGCTGACTCGGTTAAGcagaggcattgttattgaCATTAAGCCAGACAATACCATAATATTTTATCGTGGAAAGAATTATGTTCAACCAGATGTTATGTCTCCTCCAGATACTCTATCTAAAGATAAG GCCTTGGAGAAGTATCGGTATGAGCAATCCTTGGAGCATACAAGTCAATTTATCgagaaaatggagaaagagTTGGTAGAGTATCATGAATATCTTGCCcggaagagaaaagaagaaaagagttGA
- the LOC132062780 gene encoding probable inactive receptor kinase At2g26730 — protein MGSSNIFKYYVTFLFMLKLCTLAIAQDGSPTGYHGEERDALLAIQAEFNNPKILQKNWTSLMCYMNNTPNWYGISCINGRVTGLVLENLGLIGKLNPNALANLTQLQTLSFKNNSISGNLMDFSKNQNLKSIDLSGNRFDGEISPSLVALNSLESLQLQNNNLNGPIPGFNQSTLKVFNVSYNNLSGEIPNTTALQKFGTSSYLSNKDLCGPPFPNTTCTTKNNESSDPSPSDNPHNESSNGSRPWLAPILVVINIVGVVVLLFLVIYYFKKSRKLKKMLANKNTRLMDVEKMETSKMETTTSTPTETRSVESRSMGSEMELEKGKLVFLGSEINFELDDLLRASAEGLGKGNFGNCYKAMLVDGPTVVVKRFRDLKPLSNDEFVRQVIAIGDMKHPNLLPILGYYNTKDEKLLLLKFAPNGSLYNRIHGGKGTKDRIPFRWSSRLSVARGVARALEYLHLNCGFSQTATTVPHGNLKFSNVFLDENDEVRVADYGLTSLIAPPIATQRMVSYRSPEYLAFKKVSKKSDIWSFGCLLLELLTGRISSHSAPPGVTGADLCSWVHRAVREEWTAEIFDTEIAVQRSANSGMLRLLQIAIRCCDKSPEKRPEVSELLREVESINGAVLDSEDEEDLSLSVDQSMTDDSIATATTPSR, from the exons ATGGGTTCTTCTAATATCTTCAAGTACTATGTTACCTTCCTTTTCATGCTGAAATTATGTACTCTGGCCATAGCACAAGATGGTTCTCCGACAGGTTATCATGGCGAAGAGAGGGACGCTCTTTTGGCAATTCAAGCTGAATTCAACAATCCTAAAATACTCCAAAAAAATTGGACAAGTCTCATGTGTTACATGAATAACACTCCAAATTGGTATGGAATTAGCTGTATCAACGGTCGAGTCACTGGACTTGTGTTAGAAAATCTTGGCCTTATTGGAAAACTCAACCCAAATGCACTTGCAAATCTCACTCAATTACAAACACTTAGTTTCAAGAACAATTCCATATCAGGGAACTTGATGGActtctccaaaaaccaaaatCTGAAGAGCATTGATTTATCTGGCAACAGATTTGATGGAGAAATTTCACCTTCTCTTGTAGCACTTAATTCCTTAGAGTCATTGCAGTTACAAAACAACAATTTGAACGGTCCAATCCCAGGTTTCAACCAGTCAACATTGAAAGTATTCAATGTTTCTTACAACAATCTTTCTGGTGAAATTCCAAACACAACAGCTCTTCAGAAGTTTGGTACTTCCTCGTACTTAAGTAACAAAGATTTATGTGGCCCTCCTTTTCCTAACACAACGTGCACTACAAAAAATAATGAGTCATCAGATCCAAGTCCAAGTGATAATCCACATAATGAATCTTCAAATGGTTCAAGACCATGGTTGGCTCCAATCTTGGTGGTAATCAATATTGTGGGCGTtgttgttcttttatttctcgTCATTTACTActtcaagaaatcaagaaagCTAAAGAAAATGCTGGCGAATAAGAATACAAGATTAATGGATGTTGAAAAAATGGAGACTAGCAAAATGGAGACCACGACGTCGACGCCAACAGAAACCAGAAGTGTGGAATCAAGAAGTATGGGGTCAGAAATGGAATTAGAGAAAGGAAAACTGGTATTCCTAGGAAgtgaaataaattttgaattggATGATTTATTGAGAGCATCAGCAGAAGGTTTGGGAAAAGGAAATTTTGGGAATTGTTATAAGGCTATGTTGGTTGATGGACCTACTGTTGTGGTGAAGCGTTTTAGGGATTTGAAGCCTTTGAGTAATGATGAATTTGTGAGACAAGTAATAGCAATTGGTGATATGAAGCATCCAAATTTGTTGCCCATACTTGGTTATTATAATACAAAGGATGAGAAGTTGCTGCTCTTGAAATTTGCACCCAATGGAAGCTTATACAACCGCATTCATG GAGGAAAAGGGACGAAAGATAGGATTCCATTTCGATGGAGCTCAAGATTATCAGTTGCTCGCGGTGTCGCTCGAGCATTAGAGTATCTACACCTCAACTGTGGCTTCTCCCAAACTGCCACGACTGTTCCCCATGGCAACTTAAAATTCTCCAACGTTTTCCTCGATGAAAACGATGAAGTTCGTGTTGCTGACTATGGACTTACCTCCCTTATTGCTCCCCCAATTGCAACTCAACGAATGGTTTCCTACCGATCACCCGAATATCTAGCCTTCAAGAAAGTGTCCAAGAAATCTGACATATGGAGCTTTGGCTGCCTACTCCTGGAATTGTTAACAG GTAGAATTTCTTCACATTCTGCTCCGCCAGGCGTCACCGGTGCAGATCTATGCAGTTGGGTTCATAGGGCCGTCCGAGAAGAATGGACAGCTGAGATTTTCGACACTGAAATAGCTGTACAGAGAAGTGCCAACTCAGGGATGCTACGTTTGCTGCAGATTGCTATAAGGTGTTGTGACAAGTCGCCGGAAAAACGACCGGAGGTGAGTGAGCTGTTGCGGGAAGTGGAAAGTATTAACGGTGCGGTACTTGATTCGGAAGATGAAGAGGATCTGTCATTGTCGGTGGATCAATCCATGACAGATGATTCCATAGCAACTGCAACTACTCCGTCTCGATAA
- the LOC132064663 gene encoding peroxidase N1-like, whose amino-acid sequence MEYYYNSLNKMITIIVVLVLAMDVTMVLGQGTRVGFYSRTCPRAESIVQSTVRSHFQSDPTVAPGLLRMHFHDCFVQGCDGSILIDGAGTEKTAPPNTLLRGYEVIDDAKKQIEAICPGVVSCADILALAARDSVRVTRGLTWSVPTGRRDGLVSRAADAANLPGFTESVDSQKKKFDAKGLNTQDLVTLVGGHTIGTSACQFFSYRLYNFNSTGGPDPSIDASFLPQLRALCPQNGDGSKRVALDTGSVNNFDNSYFSNLRSGRGILESDQKLWTDASTKVFVQRYLGIRGLLGLTFGVEFGRSMVKMSNIEVKTGTNGEIRKVCSAIN is encoded by the exons ATGGAGTACTATTACAATTCACTTAACAAAATGATTACGATTATTGTTGTTCTCGTGCTAGCGATGGATGTGACTATGGTATTAGGACAAGGGACTCGTGTTGGATTTTACTCCCGCACGTGCCCAAGAGCCGAATCCATAGTTCAATCGACAGTGAGGTCTCATTTTCAGTCTGATCCAACGGTGGCGCCGGGGTTGCTGAGAATGCACTTCCATGATTGTTTCGTACAAGGTTGTGATGGTTCCATCCTCATTGATGGTGCTGGCACAGAGAAAACCGCTCCCCCGAATACATTGTTGAGAGGATACGAGGTTATTGATGATGCTAAGAAGCAAATTGAAGCTATTTGTCCTGGAGTTGTTTCATGTGCTGACATTCTTGCACTTGCTGCCCGTGATTCCGTTCGTGTG ACTAGGGGACTGACTTGGTCTGTGCCCACGGGACGTAGAGATGGACTAGTTTCAAGAGCAGCAGACGCTGCTAATCTGCCAGGTTTCACTGAGTCTGTCGAttctcaaaagaaaaagtttgatGCAAAGGGTCTCAACACTCAAGATCTTGTCACCCTTGTTG GTGGGCACACAATTGGAACCTCAGCTTGCCAATTCTTCAGCTACAGGCTATACAATTTCAACTCCACTGGTGGCCCTGACCCTTCAATAGATGCATCTTTTCTTCCTCAGCTTCGAGCATTATGTCCACAAAACGGAGATGGCTCGAAGCGTGTGGCACTAGACACTGGAAGCGTAAACAATTTCGACAACTCGTATTTCTCCAACCTGAGGAGTGGTCGTGGAATTCTGGAATCGGACCAGAAACTATGGACCGATGCTTCCACCAAGGTCTTTGTCCAAAGGTATTTAGGTATTAGGGGATTGCTTGGATTGACATTTGGCGTGGAATTCGGCAGGTCCATGGTTAAAATGAGCAATATTGAAGTTAAGACAGGGACTAATGGTGAAATTCGTAAAGTTTGCTCTGCAATCAATTAA